One window of the Synechococcus sp. CC9311 genome contains the following:
- the cobK gene encoding precorrin-6A reductase — protein sequence MHRQENRQGTVWLLAGTGDGPHLAEVLISQGWHVHVSVVGDMAAHPYRGMALEAIHVGALDGSWGISQWLQTIPVDWVVDATHPFALRISDQLNQACKRSGHRLVRFERRMEASGQAVVLGSIADLADQPLSGRQLLLALGARQLVEAAMVARKAGATVFARVLPSPLSLIQAAAAGIPSEHLAVVRPLQGPEPGALEAAVCRRWAITDVVCRQSGGATEALWARLSMQMGFGLWLLRRPAPIAEVPVVNSVSQLLAHLNGKTP from the coding sequence ATGCACCGACAGGAGAATCGCCAGGGGACTGTCTGGTTGCTGGCAGGTACAGGTGATGGCCCGCATTTGGCCGAGGTTCTGATCTCGCAGGGTTGGCATGTTCACGTCAGCGTTGTGGGTGACATGGCTGCCCATCCCTATCGGGGAATGGCATTGGAAGCAATCCACGTGGGAGCTCTGGATGGTTCATGGGGGATTTCGCAATGGCTGCAGACGATTCCTGTGGATTGGGTTGTGGATGCCACTCACCCGTTTGCACTGAGGATTAGTGACCAGTTGAACCAGGCTTGCAAGCGCTCGGGCCATCGGTTGGTGCGGTTCGAACGGCGTATGGAGGCCTCGGGGCAGGCGGTTGTGCTCGGCTCCATAGCTGACCTTGCTGATCAGCCCTTATCGGGACGACAACTACTTCTGGCCCTAGGTGCCCGCCAGTTGGTTGAAGCAGCGATGGTCGCTCGTAAAGCAGGTGCCACGGTGTTTGCCCGTGTTCTTCCTTCACCACTGTCTCTGATACAGGCAGCAGCAGCTGGCATTCCGTCTGAACACTTAGCAGTGGTGCGACCACTCCAGGGTCCCGAGCCAGGTGCATTGGAAGCTGCGGTTTGCAGGCGCTGGGCCATCACAGACGTGGTCTGCAGGCAGTCTGGGGGAGCGACTGAGGCGCTCTGGGCGCGCCTTTCGATGCAGATGGGGTTTGGGTTATGGCTACTGCGCCGACCTGCACCGATTGCTGAGGTTCCTGTTGTGAATAGCGTGAGCCAGCTTCTGGCGCATCTGAATGGCAAAACACCCTGA
- a CDS encoding single-stranded DNA-binding protein, which translates to MNHCVLEVDVLQAPTLRYTQDNQTPIAEMDVSFDALRPDDPKGQLKVVGWGNLAQDLQNRVQVGQRLVIEGRLRMNTVPRQDGTKEKRAEFTLSRLHSVGAPGPSQGKPATAARTVPARPVPAQTPQSSESPTKPTAAGQDSAAQWNTSPLVPETDDIPF; encoded by the coding sequence ATGAACCACTGCGTGCTCGAGGTGGATGTCCTTCAAGCTCCCACCCTGCGATATACCCAAGACAATCAAACTCCCATTGCGGAGATGGACGTGTCCTTCGATGCTCTCCGACCCGATGACCCCAAGGGGCAATTGAAGGTCGTCGGATGGGGCAACCTCGCCCAGGACCTTCAAAATCGCGTGCAAGTCGGGCAGCGGCTGGTGATTGAGGGCCGACTGCGTATGAACACAGTTCCCCGTCAAGACGGCACCAAAGAGAAGAGAGCTGAGTTCACCCTCTCGCGGCTGCATTCAGTGGGCGCACCGGGGCCCAGCCAAGGCAAGCCCGCTACCGCTGCGCGCACAGTGCCAGCTCGACCGGTACCAGCTCAAACGCCCCAGTCTTCCGAATCACCGACCAAGCCCACGGCTGCTGGGCAGGATTCAGCGGCTCAATGGAACACCTCTCCACTGGTTCCTGAGACCGACGACATTCCCTTTTAA
- a CDS encoding DUF2854 domain-containing protein: MNELISPGSLITIAGGVLTVVGALAYGAGNANLSLPTIFYGIPILLGGLALKSSELPPARRVTPKAQFREEREAASPELVKLLNDVTRWRYGQKAHLESSLEALKLWDEDKPSQLLEIEEISNESGYGLRIRFACEAVGLERWQERRERLGRFFAKGLEAQIIPLENDQLDLTLLPKSDASTSEHGEP, translated from the coding sequence ATGAACGAGCTCATTTCGCCCGGAAGTCTGATCACCATCGCTGGCGGTGTCCTCACCGTGGTTGGTGCACTGGCCTACGGAGCTGGCAATGCCAATCTCAGCCTGCCCACCATTTTTTACGGAATTCCGATTCTTCTCGGAGGTCTTGCGCTCAAATCCTCAGAACTTCCCCCAGCACGCCGGGTGACACCAAAAGCACAATTTCGGGAGGAACGCGAGGCGGCGTCTCCGGAGCTGGTCAAGCTGCTGAACGACGTCACTCGCTGGCGCTACGGACAGAAAGCTCACCTCGAAAGCTCACTCGAAGCGTTGAAACTCTGGGATGAAGACAAGCCTTCTCAGCTGCTGGAGATCGAAGAAATCAGTAATGAATCCGGATACGGTCTGAGGATTCGCTTTGCCTGCGAAGCGGTAGGCCTCGAACGTTGGCAAGAACGTCGCGAGCGTTTGGGTCGCTTTTTTGCCAAAGGTTTAGAAGCGCAAATCATCCCCCTGGAAAACGATCAACTCGATTTGACCCTGCTCCCGAAGAGTGACGCCTCGACAAGCGAGCATGGAGAGCCCTGA
- the argB gene encoding acetylglutamate kinase, which yields MDDSLRVSVLSEALPYIQRFAGRRIVVKYGGAAMVHAELRDAVFRDIALLASVGVQPVVVHGGGPEINTWLKRLDIRSEFRDGLRVTDAETMDVVEMVLVGRVNKQIVNGLNRLGASAVGLSGSDGRLVEARPWGDGNHGLVGDVARVNPDVLEPLLARGYVPVISSVAANPEGESHNINADTVAGELAAALEAEKLILLTDTQGILRDRDNPNSLIRQLRLSEARQLIHDGVVAGGMTPKTECCIRALAQGVAAAHIVDGRVPHALLLEVFTDAGIGTMVLGCG from the coding sequence ATGGATGATTCCCTACGGGTCTCCGTCCTGAGCGAGGCCCTTCCTTACATCCAACGATTCGCTGGTCGGCGAATCGTGGTCAAGTACGGCGGAGCGGCCATGGTCCACGCAGAGCTGCGTGACGCCGTTTTTCGCGATATTGCTCTGCTGGCCAGCGTGGGAGTGCAGCCGGTTGTGGTTCATGGCGGTGGCCCAGAGATCAACACCTGGCTCAAGCGGCTCGACATTCGCTCCGAATTTCGCGACGGCTTGCGGGTCACCGATGCCGAGACGATGGACGTGGTGGAAATGGTTCTTGTTGGTCGCGTAAACAAACAGATCGTCAATGGACTGAATCGTCTGGGAGCTAGCGCTGTAGGCCTCAGCGGTAGCGACGGCCGACTGGTCGAAGCACGTCCCTGGGGTGATGGCAACCATGGCTTGGTCGGCGATGTTGCTCGGGTGAATCCAGATGTGCTGGAACCACTCCTGGCACGGGGATACGTTCCTGTGATTTCAAGCGTGGCTGCCAACCCTGAAGGGGAATCTCACAACATCAATGCCGACACTGTTGCTGGTGAACTTGCTGCGGCACTCGAAGCAGAGAAATTGATTTTGTTAACTGACACCCAAGGGATCCTTCGCGATCGCGACAATCCCAACTCCCTGATCCGACAACTCAGGCTGTCTGAGGCAAGGCAATTGATCCACGATGGTGTTGTTGCCGGTGGGATGACGCCCAAAACCGAATGCTGCATTCGTGCCCTGGCTCAAGGGGTTGCTGCAGCGCACATCGTTGATGGTCGTGTACCCCATGCTCTTCTCCTTGAAGTCTTCACCGATGCAGGAATCGGAACGATGGTGTTGGGCTGCGGTTAA
- a CDS encoding DUF3153 domain-containing protein: MTNALAAAEAALERGDYGQCIALLEPLAEANPISDSQGAEIRMLLVTAWMGKGDESKALSTCRLLTRCKDPELRTRARQLLDVLEAPSLARPASWSMQLPTLEMDPRIGKPSKLFNRRKLPPPPPSPPTGPTRAPAAGFAALVITVLVGLTLLLSGCVRITADLSLPGPDRVEMAWTIDSLSGLKLPWQDAFSRELRAMRLPWKVRNSGNGLLEVKAPTQNSEDAAALLSKTVEAAGRTAGLVLPAPTLKLEERNWLVGLKQELLLELDLRALKSLNELQIAVRLGNQASLRRLQSSPAMASKNAKGELVWPLTIGEKNRLQWSQWRWSRLGVGSLAIVVLLVLTASLQRLRLLMGFGYPELPS; this comes from the coding sequence ATGACCAATGCACTGGCAGCCGCGGAAGCCGCTCTCGAGCGTGGCGATTACGGCCAGTGCATCGCACTGTTGGAGCCGCTCGCAGAAGCCAACCCGATCAGTGACAGTCAAGGAGCTGAGATCCGGATGCTGTTGGTCACAGCCTGGATGGGGAAGGGAGATGAGAGCAAGGCTCTGAGCACCTGCCGACTCCTTACCCGTTGCAAAGATCCAGAGCTGAGAACACGGGCACGGCAGTTGCTGGATGTTCTTGAGGCGCCAAGCCTGGCAAGGCCTGCGAGCTGGTCGATGCAACTGCCAACCTTGGAGATGGATCCTCGTATTGGCAAACCATCAAAGCTGTTTAATCGCCGCAAACTGCCACCACCACCTCCATCACCTCCTACCGGTCCAACCCGAGCCCCTGCAGCAGGCTTCGCTGCACTTGTCATCACCGTGCTGGTTGGGCTAACGCTCTTATTGAGCGGCTGCGTACGCATCACTGCAGACCTCAGCCTCCCAGGACCAGACAGGGTGGAGATGGCTTGGACGATCGACAGTCTCAGTGGCTTGAAACTTCCTTGGCAGGACGCGTTCAGCAGAGAGTTGAGGGCGATGCGTCTGCCTTGGAAGGTTCGCAACTCAGGGAACGGTCTTCTTGAGGTCAAAGCACCAACCCAAAACAGTGAGGACGCCGCTGCACTCCTCAGCAAAACGGTCGAAGCAGCAGGACGAACAGCAGGCCTTGTACTGCCAGCACCCACCCTCAAACTGGAAGAGCGCAACTGGCTCGTGGGTCTCAAGCAAGAGCTGCTGTTGGAACTGGATCTAAGAGCTCTTAAGAGCCTGAATGAACTGCAAATTGCGGTGCGCCTTGGGAACCAAGCGAGCTTGCGCCGCTTGCAAAGCAGCCCTGCAATGGCGAGCAAGAACGCCAAGGGAGAGCTCGTCTGGCCGCTCACGATTGGAGAGAAGAACCGTTTGCAGTGGAGTCAATGGCGCTGGAGCCGCCTTGGAGTGGGCAGTCTCGCGATCGTGGTGCTGCTTGTTTTGACTGCCAGCTTGCAACGTCTTCGACTGCTGATGGGTTTCGGATACCCAGAATTACCGTCCTGA
- the priA gene encoding primosomal protein N' — MNATPVTDFSKNPVRPPPVLEVVDVWLEAGRDGRTFTYCDRNQLNVRLGDLVQVSLRGRRIQGLVTACRTQPEDANRPLQPVDALLQSAAVGQAWRLWLEEMAQRCHTSPFRMLKAALPPGWLGQRVVPAVKERKLWWVSLPDSTPHLDADLPTRQACLVSKLQELGGGAWQRDLVEAGFQSGTVQALVRRGLLVRELRLASDAQPSPVSAGLVAATEAPRTLNSEQQVAIETFQKQPEGGGVLLWGITGSGKTEVYLQLAADELAAGRHVLLLTPEIGLIPQLVDRCRRRFGSRVLEYHSGCTERERVHTWRNSLEAEEPLVIVGTRSAIFLPLSPLGLIVLDEEHDSSYKQESPMPCYHARDLAMARVQREGGRLLLGSATPSLETWIQLAPEGPLALARLQQRISDQPLPPVQIIDMRHELADGHRRLISRALMDRLSKLPEQGEQAVVLVPRRGYSTFLSCRSCGEVVQCPHCDVALTVHGKSTGNQWLRCHWCDYRASVTTNCGHCGSSAFKPFGAGTQRVLEQLESELEGLRLLRFDRDTTGGRDGHRRLLDQFAAGEADVLVGTQMLAKGMDLPRVTLAAVLAADGLLHRPDLRAGEQALQLLLQLAGRAGRGERPGQVLVQTYSPDHPVILHLVDGRYERFLEEEARERSEAGLVPYARACVLRLSGTSASKTATAAAVVAEQLRPGCSDAGWQLIGPAPAPVARVAGRSRWQLLMHGPQASSLPLPAGSSLWDGLPSGVSLAVDPDPLQL, encoded by the coding sequence ATGAACGCAACCCCTGTAACCGATTTTTCAAAAAACCCCGTCCGCCCGCCGCCAGTTCTTGAGGTGGTCGATGTTTGGCTTGAGGCGGGTCGGGATGGTCGCACCTTCACTTACTGCGATCGCAATCAACTTAATGTTCGTTTAGGGGATCTTGTTCAGGTATCCCTGCGGGGTCGCCGCATTCAGGGTTTGGTCACGGCCTGCCGAACTCAGCCTGAGGATGCAAATCGCCCGCTCCAGCCTGTTGATGCGCTCCTTCAATCAGCTGCCGTAGGACAAGCCTGGAGATTGTGGCTTGAGGAGATGGCGCAGCGTTGTCATACCAGCCCGTTTCGAATGCTGAAAGCAGCTCTCCCTCCCGGCTGGTTGGGGCAACGCGTTGTTCCAGCCGTGAAGGAACGCAAGCTTTGGTGGGTGTCTTTGCCTGACAGCACCCCCCATTTGGATGCTGATTTGCCAACCCGACAGGCCTGCTTGGTGTCCAAGTTGCAGGAGTTAGGGGGGGGAGCATGGCAGCGAGATCTTGTCGAGGCAGGTTTTCAATCAGGAACCGTGCAAGCCCTAGTGCGCCGAGGGCTTTTGGTTCGTGAGTTGCGTCTCGCTTCTGATGCGCAGCCAAGTCCGGTTTCAGCGGGCTTGGTCGCTGCGACTGAAGCTCCGAGAACTCTCAACAGCGAGCAGCAGGTTGCGATCGAAACCTTTCAAAAACAGCCCGAGGGTGGAGGTGTATTGCTTTGGGGGATCACCGGTTCTGGAAAGACTGAGGTGTACCTCCAGCTTGCTGCTGATGAGTTGGCAGCAGGGCGTCATGTTTTGTTGCTGACTCCTGAAATTGGTCTGATTCCCCAGCTGGTAGATCGCTGTCGGCGTCGATTTGGTTCTCGAGTGCTCGAATATCACAGTGGTTGCACGGAAAGAGAACGGGTCCACACCTGGCGCAACAGCCTGGAGGCAGAAGAACCGCTCGTCATTGTTGGCACCCGTTCGGCCATTTTTCTGCCGCTCAGTCCCCTGGGTTTGATCGTGTTAGACGAGGAGCACGACAGCTCCTACAAGCAGGAGTCCCCGATGCCCTGCTATCACGCCCGCGACCTTGCGATGGCGAGAGTGCAAAGGGAGGGAGGTCGTTTGTTGCTGGGTAGTGCAACACCCTCCCTTGAGACTTGGATTCAACTCGCTCCAGAGGGGCCGTTGGCATTAGCTCGTCTTCAACAGCGCATCTCTGATCAGCCTTTGCCGCCTGTTCAGATCATCGACATGCGCCATGAGCTCGCCGATGGCCATCGGCGCTTGATCAGCAGGGCGCTGATGGATCGTTTGTCGAAACTGCCTGAACAAGGAGAGCAGGCGGTTGTGCTGGTGCCGCGCCGTGGATACAGCACGTTTTTGAGCTGCCGAAGCTGTGGTGAGGTAGTGCAGTGTCCGCACTGCGATGTGGCGTTAACGGTTCATGGAAAAAGCACCGGTAACCAGTGGCTGCGTTGCCACTGGTGTGATTATCGAGCCTCGGTTACGACGAACTGCGGGCACTGTGGTTCGTCAGCTTTTAAGCCCTTCGGCGCTGGCACTCAAAGGGTTTTGGAACAACTGGAGTCTGAGTTGGAGGGCCTGCGATTGCTGCGCTTTGATCGCGACACCACCGGTGGACGCGACGGACATCGGCGTTTGTTGGATCAATTTGCTGCTGGTGAAGCGGATGTCTTGGTGGGAACCCAAATGCTGGCGAAAGGGATGGACCTGCCGCGCGTCACGCTTGCCGCCGTATTGGCAGCTGATGGCTTGTTGCACCGTCCCGATCTCAGGGCCGGGGAGCAGGCGCTTCAGTTGTTGTTGCAACTCGCAGGCAGGGCTGGCCGTGGGGAGCGTCCCGGACAAGTCCTTGTTCAGACCTATAGCCCTGATCATCCGGTGATTTTGCACTTAGTGGATGGTCGGTATGAGCGTTTTCTGGAGGAGGAAGCTCGGGAGCGAAGCGAAGCCGGATTGGTGCCCTATGCCAGGGCTTGTGTATTGCGGCTGTCTGGGACGTCCGCATCCAAAACTGCGACGGCCGCTGCCGTTGTGGCGGAACAACTTCGCCCTGGTTGCTCGGACGCAGGTTGGCAGCTCATCGGTCCAGCTCCAGCTCCTGTGGCACGGGTTGCTGGTCGCAGTCGCTGGCAGCTGTTGATGCATGGTCCACAAGCTTCGTCCTTGCCTTTGCCAGCTGGGAGCTCCCTTTGGGATGGCTTGCCTAGTGGCGTGTCACTGGCTGTTGATCCAGACCCGCTGCAGCTCTGA
- the rpoD gene encoding RNA polymerase sigma factor RpoD: MSPAATKLAKAKAKQAPSIMMLADEKGQPKQVKTKAKPASKAKAATKTSTKAKASKTTSKAKTSKASSKAKATATAANLDASADQLLAAAETTATAVKATETSVAKAKADAKAKVLASIKVGPKGVYTEDSIRVYLQEIGRIRLLRPDEEIELARKIADLLHLEELAAQFESDNGKLPETKEWAALVEMPVIRFRRRLMLGRRAKEKMVQSNLRLVVSIAKKYMNRGLSFQDLIQEGSLGLIRAAEKFDHEKGYKFSTYATWWIRQAITRAIADQSRTIRLPVHLYETISRIKKTTKVLSQEFGRKPTEEEIAESMEMTIEKLRFIAKSAQLPISLETPIGKEEDSRLGDFIEADIENPEQDVAKNLLREDLEGVLATLSPRERDVLRLRYGLDDGRMKTLEEIGQIFDVTRERIRQIEAKALRKLRHPNRNGVLKEYIK; this comes from the coding sequence ATGAGTCCTGCAGCGACCAAATTGGCAAAGGCCAAAGCAAAACAAGCGCCCTCGATCATGATGCTGGCCGACGAGAAAGGTCAGCCCAAGCAAGTGAAGACCAAAGCAAAGCCTGCCTCGAAAGCAAAGGCAGCAACTAAGACCAGCACCAAAGCAAAGGCAAGTAAAACCACTAGCAAAGCAAAAACCAGCAAAGCCAGCAGCAAGGCCAAAGCCACCGCTACTGCAGCCAACTTGGACGCATCTGCAGATCAACTACTCGCTGCAGCTGAAACGACTGCCACTGCAGTAAAAGCCACTGAAACGTCAGTAGCAAAAGCCAAAGCAGATGCGAAAGCCAAGGTTTTAGCGAGCATCAAGGTGGGCCCCAAAGGCGTTTACACCGAAGACTCCATACGCGTTTACCTTCAGGAAATCGGACGCATTCGCTTACTGCGTCCGGACGAAGAGATTGAATTAGCTCGCAAAATTGCGGACCTGCTGCATCTCGAAGAACTCGCAGCGCAGTTTGAAAGCGATAACGGCAAACTTCCTGAGACCAAGGAATGGGCAGCACTGGTTGAGATGCCAGTGATTCGCTTCCGTAGAAGACTGATGCTGGGCCGACGAGCCAAAGAAAAAATGGTGCAATCGAACTTGCGCCTGGTGGTGTCGATTGCCAAGAAATACATGAACCGAGGCCTGAGCTTTCAGGACCTCATCCAGGAAGGCAGCCTTGGCCTAATTCGTGCTGCAGAAAAATTCGACCATGAGAAAGGATATAAGTTCTCCACTTATGCCACCTGGTGGATTCGTCAAGCCATCACCCGTGCCATCGCCGATCAATCTCGAACCATCCGACTGCCTGTTCACCTTTACGAGACTATTTCCAGGATCAAGAAAACAACCAAGGTCCTCAGTCAGGAATTTGGACGCAAACCAACAGAGGAGGAAATCGCTGAATCGATGGAAATGACCATCGAGAAATTGCGATTTATCGCCAAGAGCGCACAGCTTCCAATTTCCCTCGAAACACCCATTGGCAAAGAAGAGGATTCACGACTAGGCGACTTCATCGAAGCCGATATCGAAAATCCAGAGCAAGATGTTGCCAAAAATCTTCTTCGCGAAGACCTTGAAGGAGTTCTTGCAACCCTGAGCCCGCGGGAACGTGATGTGCTCCGACTCCGCTACGGCCTTGATGATGGACGCATGAAAACATTGGAAGAAATCGGCCAGATCTTTGATGTAACCCGAGAGCGGATTCGTCAAATCGAAGCCAAAGCTCTTCGAAAATTACGACATCCCAACAGAAATGGAGTTCTCAAGGAATACATTAAGTAA